Within the Mesotoga infera genome, the region GGAGCGCAGGAAACGTTGTTGGGATGGCATTTGGTCCTTATCTAATTCAAAAACTCCCGATGGCGGTGTTTTCTTATGGGATTGTACTTTGTCTAGTGGGATCTCTGCATATAAGAGCTCACATCAAGAGATTCGGTGAGACTCTTCCAGGTCCATTCCACGATAGATTGAAGAATTCTCTTGGCGAAATAGATTTCCCTAAGATTAAGGATTATAGAAGAGTATATAGATTCACTTTTCTACTGGCGGGAATTATCTACACTAGTGGAATGGCGCTTTTTCCAAAACTAATTTCATCAACAGGAATACCTTTGGAGAATGTCGGTTTCTTAACCGTAGGTGCCAACATCGGAGTCTTTCTATCCTTTGTTTTCATGAGTTTCTTCCGATTTTGGGTAGGCAGTCCCAAAATCTCCTTTATGACAATGATTGCCGTGTTTGGGGCGGCTCTGTTGTCCTTTTTTCTGCCTGAAACCGCTCCCACGTTCTTCCTGGCAACCCTCTTTTCAGGCGCTACTTATGCGGTTCCTTACATATTCGCGATATTCTACGGGCTGAATTCTCGCGATGACGATCACGGAAAGCAGGGAGGAATACATGAGTCTATGGTAGGCATTATCTTTGGTGTCGGTCCACTTATTGGCGGGTATTTTCTTCAAATGTGGGCCAGTCTGAGAAGCATAGGAATCATGTCAATTGGGTTGATTATTTTCGTTATCGTAAGTCAAATGACTTTCATTAGAAAGATCAGTTCTGAGCAGTAGCAAACCCTTGTATGACTTGCCGTATCGTTATACTTCTCGCTAATAGCACTTTCAGGTTAGTACGTTGTTCTTAAAGGGAGTCTGTCCTACTAGAAACTCAATCATGTTCATATGTTATAATAAATGAGTTGTTGCAAGTCTAATGACTAAATAATTATGATTTAAGATCTTGTCCTGTCTCACTTGTGTGCTCAGTAATGAATAAT harbors:
- a CDS encoding MFS transporter, whose product is MKRYFHAFNFYAFSFSILLYLLTSAINTKAADWGLSYIEIGLINFLGCAFYVVSALKFGRMGDKVGFKRSLSNGMFLMAISLSFGFFWTIPIHLVISVIGMNVFFGFFFPSIEGLLSKSEKAAGVDPAATVIRFVLSWSAGNVVGMAFGPYLIQKLPMAVFSYGIVLCLVGSLHIRAHIKRFGETLPGPFHDRLKNSLGEIDFPKIKDYRRVYRFTFLLAGIIYTSGMALFPKLISSTGIPLENVGFLTVGANIGVFLSFVFMSFFRFWVGSPKISFMTMIAVFGAALLSFFLPETAPTFFLATLFSGATYAVPYIFAIFYGLNSRDDDHGKQGGIHESMVGIIFGVGPLIGGYFLQMWASLRSIGIMSIGLIIFVIVSQMTFIRKISSEQ